One window from the genome of Paracoccus marcusii encodes:
- a CDS encoding SDR family NAD(P)-dependent oxidoreductase, with the protein MSMDRFRLDGRVALVTGASGALGAEFARTLAGAGARVVLAARRVEAMQVLARQLTDVHVTALDVTDLDSVRRALDGAEAWAGTPVDLLVNNSGIAIPGASLEQSDQDWARVMGVNLDGARRMSVAVAARLVEAGRPGAIVNVASILGLRQGAGVSAYATSKAALIQLTKQHALEWARHGIRVNALAPGYVETDINRDFFATDHGQAQIRRIPQRRLGRPEELSGPLLLLASDAGAFMTGSVLVADGGHLLSPL; encoded by the coding sequence ATGAGCATGGATCGTTTCCGCCTGGACGGGCGCGTGGCGCTGGTGACCGGGGCATCGGGCGCGCTTGGCGCGGAATTCGCGCGAACGCTGGCCGGTGCGGGGGCGCGGGTGGTCCTGGCCGCGCGGCGGGTGGAGGCCATGCAGGTGCTGGCGCGGCAGCTGACCGATGTGCATGTCACTGCGCTGGACGTGACCGATCTGGACAGCGTGCGCCGCGCCTTAGACGGGGCCGAGGCCTGGGCAGGTACCCCGGTCGACCTGCTGGTGAACAACAGCGGCATCGCCATTCCCGGTGCGTCGCTGGAACAGTCCGACCAGGACTGGGCGCGGGTGATGGGCGTCAATCTGGACGGGGCACGGCGGATGTCGGTGGCGGTGGCCGCAAGGCTGGTCGAGGCGGGGCGGCCCGGGGCCATCGTCAATGTCGCCTCGATCCTGGGGCTACGGCAGGGGGCGGGGGTGTCTGCCTATGCCACGTCCAAGGCCGCACTGATCCAGCTGACCAAACAGCACGCCCTGGAATGGGCGCGCCACGGCATCCGCGTGAACGCATTGGCCCCCGGCTATGTCGAGACTGACATCAACCGCGATTTCTTTGCCACCGACCATGGCCAGGCCCAGATCCGCCGCATTCCGCAACGCAGGCTGGGCCGTCCAGAGGAGCTTTCCGGGCCGCTGCTGCTGCTGGCCTCGGACGCGGGCGCGTTCATGACCGGATCCGTCCTGGTGGCCGATGGCGGCCACCTGCTGTCGCCGCTTTAG
- a CDS encoding phosphotransferase family protein, which translates to MSLTDNAALDAWLATTLDLPGARVTAADKLSGGAIQQNWVVTVTADGMSRRLVIRRDAPATIAASRSRAEEYAIIAAAHRAGVRVPEPLGFCDDASVIGAPFAAMAWVGGTGYGPKVVRDASLGGDREALGRDLGCQLALIHRIDPDQALARVLGPRPADPALQAVAGLRGWLDARPAPRPGLEWALRWAERHAPAPDRVTLTHQDFRTGNFLVDADGLTAVLDWEFAAWSDPACDLGWFCAECWRFSRPDLEGGGIASRAAVLSGYAAAGGTVPDPDRVRWWEVMAHIRWAVIALQQGDRHDSGAERSLHLALTGRIADTLEYRLLQMAAPEAA; encoded by the coding sequence CGACGCTGGACCTGCCCGGCGCGCGGGTCACCGCCGCGGACAAGCTGTCTGGCGGCGCGATCCAGCAGAATTGGGTGGTGACGGTCACGGCGGACGGGATGTCGCGCCGCCTGGTGATCCGTCGCGACGCCCCGGCCACCATCGCCGCCAGCCGGTCTCGGGCAGAGGAATATGCGATCATCGCCGCGGCCCACCGCGCGGGCGTGCGCGTGCCCGAACCCCTGGGCTTCTGCGATGACGCCTCGGTCATCGGCGCGCCCTTCGCGGCGATGGCCTGGGTGGGCGGCACGGGCTATGGCCCCAAGGTCGTGCGCGACGCCAGCCTGGGCGGCGACCGCGAGGCCCTGGGTCGCGACCTGGGCTGCCAGCTGGCGCTGATCCACAGGATCGATCCGGACCAGGCGCTGGCAAGGGTCCTGGGGCCGCGCCCCGCCGATCCGGCCCTGCAGGCGGTGGCGGGGCTGCGCGGCTGGCTGGATGCGCGGCCCGCGCCGCGTCCGGGCCTGGAATGGGCGCTGCGTTGGGCCGAACGCCACGCGCCGGCGCCCGACAGGGTGACCCTGACACATCAGGATTTCCGCACCGGCAATTTCCTGGTCGATGCCGATGGGCTGACGGCCGTTCTGGATTGGGAATTCGCCGCCTGGTCGGACCCGGCCTGCGATCTGGGGTGGTTCTGCGCGGAATGCTGGCGGTTTTCGCGCCCCGATCTGGAGGGTGGCGGCATCGCCAGCCGTGCGGCCGTCCTGTCGGGCTATGCCGCCGCCGGGGGCACGGTCCCCGACCCCGACCGTGTGCGGTGGTGGGAGGTCATGGCCCATATCCGGTGGGCCGTGATCGCCCTCCAGCAGGGCGACCGCCACGACAGCGGGGCCGAACGCTCGCTGCATCTGGCGCTGACGGGGCGCATCGCCGACACGCTGGAATACCGCCTGCTGCAGATGGCCGCGCCGGAGGCCGCATGA